A window of Polaromonas hydrogenivorans contains these coding sequences:
- a CDS encoding antitoxin, which produces MNTARLFQSGRSQAVRLPKEFRFNGAEVSVQHFGNGVLLLPINDPWATLEAGLAAFEPGFTLAREQPPQQVRAEIAA; this is translated from the coding sequence ATGAACACTGCCCGCCTCTTTCAGTCTGGCCGAAGCCAGGCCGTTCGCTTGCCCAAAGAGTTCCGTTTCAACGGCGCCGAGGTCAGCGTGCAGCATTTCGGCAACGGCGTCTTGCTGTTGCCCATCAATGACCCCTGGGCGACGCTGGAGGCCGGTCTGGCGGCGTTTGAGCCGGGCTTTACCCTGGCGCGGGAGCAGCCGCCGCAGCAGGTT
- a CDS encoding carbonic anhydrase, producing MTQNAATTDELLLRLRRFKSDYFPRHQQRFQDLVSEGQHPKTLFIGCSDSRLVPYLLTGTGPGELFIVRNVGAFIPPYGGSHGLHGTTAAIEYAVLSLKVERIVVCGHSQCGGIRAAYEGVPEEAVALKAWLRLVQEALLPVQPSPEALRRTEQRSVVLQLERLLDYPMVRRAVEAGTLTLHGWHYVIEEGEIHIFDAQKGDFVPASQASNCGTGPYQPYVEHDGQVISS from the coding sequence ATGACCCAAAACGCCGCAACCACGGACGAGCTGCTGCTGCGTTTGCGGCGTTTCAAGTCGGATTACTTTCCCAGGCACCAGCAGCGCTTTCAGGATCTGGTGTCCGAGGGCCAGCATCCCAAGACGCTGTTCATCGGCTGCTCGGACTCGCGGCTGGTGCCTTACTTGCTGACCGGCACCGGGCCGGGCGAGCTGTTCATTGTCCGAAATGTAGGCGCATTCATTCCGCCCTACGGTGGCTCGCACGGCCTGCACGGCACCACGGCAGCGATTGAGTATGCCGTCCTGAGCCTGAAGGTCGAGCGCATCGTGGTCTGCGGCCACAGCCAGTGTGGCGGCATCCGGGCGGCCTATGAAGGCGTGCCGGAGGAGGCTGTTGCCCTGAAAGCCTGGCTCAGGCTGGTGCAGGAAGCCCTGCTGCCGGTGCAGCCCAGCCCCGAGGCGCTGCGCCGCACCGAGCAGCGTTCGGTCGTGCTGCAGCTGGAGCGGCTGCTCGATTACCCGATGGTCCGGCGCGCGGTGGAAGCCGGAACGCTCACGCTGCACGGCTGGCACTACGTGATCGAGGAGGGCGAAATCCACATCTTCGACGCCCAGAAAGGCGATTTCGTGCCGGCTTCGCAGGCATCGAACTGCGGCACCGGCCCTTATCAGCCCTATGTGGAGCACGACGGGCAGGTCATATCAAGCTGA